One segment of Cytophagia bacterium CHB2 DNA contains the following:
- a CDS encoding SCO family protein, which produces MKTRFHFSLLLLLTSLLLLSSLHAQGLNASNQPDILKKIGIDQRLGEQAPLDLEFYDEAGNTVPLQQYFGEKPVILALVYYNCPMLCNLVLNGLTKNLKPLSFSAGEEFDIISLSFDHRETPALAAEKKKNYLKDYDRASAASGWHFLTGDSVNISRLAEAVGFRYQFDPVTQEYAHAGGIMVLTPQGKLARYFYGVDYPSRDLRLSLVEASENKIGSPVDQLLLYCYHYDPRTGKYGLVIMNVLRLAGIATVLVLVAFVIVMLRRDRKMAVSARA; this is translated from the coding sequence ATGAAAACACGTTTTCACTTTTCGCTCCTTCTCTTGCTAACTTCGCTTCTTTTGTTGTCAAGCCTGCACGCGCAGGGGCTTAACGCCTCCAACCAGCCCGACATTCTCAAAAAGATCGGTATTGATCAGAGATTGGGTGAACAAGCGCCGCTTGATTTGGAGTTTTATGACGAGGCCGGCAACACGGTACCGTTGCAACAATACTTCGGTGAGAAGCCCGTGATTCTCGCGCTGGTATATTACAATTGCCCGATGTTGTGCAATCTGGTGCTGAATGGATTGACGAAAAATCTCAAACCCTTGTCGTTCAGCGCCGGCGAGGAATTCGACATCATCAGCTTGAGCTTCGATCATCGTGAAACACCCGCGCTCGCGGCGGAAAAGAAGAAAAATTATCTCAAGGATTACGATCGAGCCAGTGCGGCCAGCGGTTGGCATTTTCTCACCGGCGATTCGGTCAACATTTCCCGGCTTGCTGAGGCGGTGGGTTTTCGTTATCAATTTGATCCTGTAACCCAGGAATATGCCCATGCTGGCGGCATTATGGTGTTGACGCCGCAAGGCAAGCTCGCGCGTTATTTCTACGGCGTTGATTATCCCAGCCGCGATTTACGCTTGAGCCTGGTGGAAGCCTCCGAGAACAAAATCGGTTCGCCGGTGGATCAACTGCTGTTGTATTGTTATCACTATGATCCGAGAACGGGCAAATATGGCCTGGTGATCATGAATGTGTTGCGCCTGGCGGGCATTGCCACGGTGCTGGTGTTGGTGGCTTTTGTCATCGTCATGCTTCGGCGAGACCGCAAGATGGCTGTGAGTGCAAGAGCGTAG
- a CDS encoding cytochrome c oxidase subunit I has protein sequence MATAVFKPFDHQIADPEEIPKKHYLNAGFSAKSWLLTVDHKRIAILYLISVTFFFLIGGLFAVFVRLELMTPAADLMQSETYNKMFTMHGIMMVFFFLIPAIPAILGNFLVPLMIGAKDLAFPRINLLSWYIYIIGGLFTFAAVLLGGVDTGWTFYTPYSSTYSNTNVILAAVGIFITGFSSILTGLNFIVTIHKMRAPGLSWHRLPLFIWAHYATSLIQILGTPVVAIAVLLVAL, from the coding sequence ATGGCTACTGCTGTTTTCAAACCTTTTGATCATCAAATTGCTGACCCTGAAGAGATTCCTAAAAAGCATTATCTCAATGCCGGGTTCAGCGCGAAATCCTGGCTGCTCACCGTCGATCACAAGCGCATCGCGATTCTTTATTTGATCTCGGTGACGTTTTTCTTTTTGATCGGCGGTTTGTTTGCCGTGTTTGTGCGTCTCGAGTTAATGACACCCGCTGCGGACTTGATGCAATCCGAGACGTACAACAAAATGTTCACGATGCACGGCATCATGATGGTGTTCTTCTTTCTCATCCCGGCGATTCCCGCAATACTCGGCAATTTCCTCGTGCCGCTCATGATCGGTGCCAAGGATTTGGCGTTCCCACGCATCAACCTCCTGAGTTGGTACATTTATATCATCGGCGGTTTGTTCACGTTTGCCGCGGTGTTGCTCGGCGGGGTCGATACCGGCTGGACCTTCTACACGCCTTACAGCAGCACGTATTCGAACACCAACGTCATTCTCGCTGCGGTCGGCATTTTTATCACTGGTTTTTCCTCGATTCTCACCGGCCTCAATTTTATTGTGACGATTCACAAAATGCGCGCCCCCGGCCTTTCCTGGCATCGTCTGCCGCTCTTCATCTGGGCGCACTACGCGACGAGCCTCATCCAGATCCTCGGCACGCCGGTCGTCGCCATCGCGGTGCTGCTCGTCGCGCTCG
- the coxB gene encoding cytochrome c oxidase subunit II, with translation MGKDFQFFPEQASRLAGEVDLLYYFLIGLTTFFTLLIFFLIYLFAVRYRRKSEEDAPKQIPGLLKLELAWSIIPFILAMITFWWGASLYFEAYSAPPKDAIEVYVVGKQWMWHIQHPSGQREINTLHVPLGQTVKLTMTTEDVIHSFYIPAFRVKKDVVPGRYTHLWFEATKVGEYHLFCAEYCGTKHSEMIGTVVVMEPNDYQNWLSGNESGETLASAGEKKFNQLGCSTCHANVAGARGPSLVGVFGSEVKLADGRTVIADEGYLRESLLNPGAKVTAGYQPLMPTFQGQINEAGILQLTAYIKSLQR, from the coding sequence ATGGGCAAAGACTTTCAATTTTTTCCTGAACAAGCCTCGCGTTTGGCCGGCGAGGTCGATTTGTTGTACTATTTTCTCATCGGCCTCACGACTTTTTTTACACTGTTGATCTTTTTTTTAATTTATCTCTTTGCCGTGCGCTACCGCCGCAAGTCGGAGGAAGATGCACCCAAGCAGATTCCCGGCTTGCTCAAGCTCGAATTGGCCTGGTCGATCATTCCGTTTATTTTGGCGATGATCACATTTTGGTGGGGCGCGAGTCTATACTTCGAAGCCTACTCCGCGCCGCCCAAAGATGCGATTGAAGTCTATGTCGTCGGCAAGCAGTGGATGTGGCATATCCAGCATCCCAGCGGCCAGCGCGAGATCAACACCCTGCACGTTCCCCTCGGGCAAACCGTAAAGTTAACGATGACCACCGAGGACGTCATTCACAGTTTTTACATTCCGGCGTTTCGCGTGAAGAAGGACGTGGTGCCGGGCCGTTACACACATCTCTGGTTCGAGGCCACCAAAGTCGGCGAATATCATCTCTTCTGCGCGGAATATTGCGGCACGAAGCATTCCGAGATGATCGGCACCGTGGTCGTCATGGAGCCGAATGATTACCAAAACTGGTTGAGCGGCAACGAGAGCGGTGAAACGCTGGCCTCCGCCGGCGAAAAGAAATTCAATCAACTCGGCTGCAGCACCTGCCACGCAAATGTCGCCGGCGCGCGCGGACCTTCGCTGGTCGGCGTGTTTGGATCGGAAGTCAAGCTTGCCGACGGCCGTACCGTGATCGCGGATGAAGGCTATCTGCGCGAATCGCTGCTCAATCCCGGCGCAAAAGTCACAGCCGGCTATCAACCGCTCATGCCCACGTTTCAGGGGCAAATCAATGAAGCCGGAATTTTGCAGCTTACCGCCTATATTAAATCGTTGCAGAGATAA